Genomic segment of Arachis hypogaea cultivar Tifrunner chromosome 16, arahy.Tifrunner.gnm2.J5K5, whole genome shotgun sequence:
tgaataagagatatatatgctccaaccagaaggttttgaagaacaaggaaaagaaaacttgATTTGTAGGTTAACTAAATCTCTGTACGGTCTAAAGCAGGCGCCAAGGTGTTGgtacaagagatttgattctttcaCTATTAGCCTTGGATACAATAGACTTAGTTCAGATCATCGTACTTATTACAAGAGGTCTGGTGATAATGGTTTTATCATTCTGctgttgtatgtggatgacatgttggtggtaggtcccaacaaagatcaaatccaagaattgaaggcacagttggctagggagtttgatataaaagacttgggaccagcaaacaagattttagggatgcaaattcaccgagacaaaaaggataggaagatttggctatcgcaaaagaattatttgaagaagatCTTGCAACGCTTCAACATGCAAGAATGTAAGCCAATTTCAACCCCACTTCCTATGAATTTTATATTATCCTCAAGTATGTGCCCTAGTAGTGAAGCAAAGAGGATGGAAATGTCTCGAGTACCGTATGCATCAACAGTGGGAAGCCTTATGTATGCCATTATCTGTACAAGGCCAGATATTGCTCAAGCAGTTGCGGTGGTAAGTCGATTTATGGTAGATCCGGGTAAAGAGCATTGGAATGTTGTTAAGAGGATCTTGAGATACATCAAAGGAACCTCAAATGTTGCATTATGTTTTGGAGGATCagaattcattgtcaatggatatgtcGACTCAGACTTTGCAGGTAATCTTGATAAACGAAAATCTACTACAAGCTATGTGTTTACACTTGCAGGAGGAGCTGTGAGCTGGCTATTTAAATTACAGACTGTTGTAGCTTTATCTACTACAGAAGCTGAATATATGGCAGctacacaagcatgcaaggaagctatttggatccaAAGGTTGATAGAAGAACTCGGGCACAAACAATAGAAGATTTCTGTGTATTGTGACAGTCAAAGTGCCTTGTACATTGCAAGGAATCCTGCCTTTcattcaagaacaaaacacattggagtacaatatcactttttttgggaagtagtagaagaaggaagTGTTGATATGCAGAAGATTCACACTAAAGATAACCTAGTAGATGCCATGACAAAACCAATCAACACAGAAAAGTTTGAATGGTGTAGATCCTCGTACGGCCTATGGAATACATGagcaatatgaattttgaaaatttatcaaaattagctttaagtgggagattgtgaaaattagtaaagctaattttagaaaatatataaataaataataactaaataaaatgagaggtaataaacaatcttagtttataaccttagaattttagtggttgaaaaagagaagaattatatacctctaatggacggatggttcatattgaagagactcacctataaattgagtttttctttaattcatttcaatcaagtcatccagatagaataacataatatttctttgagtagttttctcctatatatagagagagaagtgtgttctccttttgtcaagagagagtgttattgtagtctccttgtgatagagagaagttgtaattctcaaaaaaagttattcaattattccatattttatacaaatttctaatttttcatctctatattttgctgtgtcatttgtctggtacctaacataagcctcaatgtagtccctgaagttgcactcgagcctcatagtagtccctgaacttAAAAGTTCCTCAAAGTCATCCCCGAACTTGCACTCCGGGACTCAAAGTTATCCTTCCGGCAATTTCTGGACACCTGGCACAACCGGAAAGCTGAGCTGGCAGCCTTCGTGACACGTGGGCCTTATTGAAACGACGCCATTTTGGCTGTGGCACCAAAATGagatgaaacgacgtcgtttcatgcTGAAAGCTTCCTTCCTCCTTCCTCCTTCCTCCCTCCTCTGAAAACACAAAACAAACACAACAGAGAGTGAGGTTTCTTCTTCTCCGAGACAGTCACCAATGGCGCATGTGCGATTATATTAACCGCACCGATTTCAGTCGAAAACTCAGGCCATGGAGCATCGCTGTTGTCATCTCCTTCATACACAGAGTTGGGAAGGCTAGTTTCTCTGACACAGGTAAgccgaaaatgaaaaaaatatgtgCTTTCTCTGTGTTTTGATGTTGTTGTTAATTTAACATTCACCAATGTTCAGACCGTTTCTTTTGAATGCAATCTGCGGCTATGAACGCCTCTGTTTTGGGCTCTGTGCTAGGGTTTGATTAGTTACTAGGTTTGTTACggtggaaaaaaaaggaaaaattcaaatcAGAAATGATACCTGATGTTATTTCTCAGTCTTCTGTAGTGCAGCTCATTGAAACTTTCATCAATTTTCCTTTTTCTAGTTTTTATTCTGATTAATGTTGATTTGTGCTGGTTTTGTTTCTTAATTGTAGAAGTTTACTTGATTCTTTAATCAAATTGATGGTCGTACTTGTTGCTATGTTTTGAAGATttgtttaatgaaaaaaattattggtGAAAAACTGTCTGAATTTTACTGATGTTCTCATGCCTTTACTTCGAAAGAGCAATTTGATGGGTTGTCCTGATCAAGCCATTTGTGTATTATTAAGTTCTGTTTAAATCATACAAATGGTTAAATCGGATCCTTAAAGGTCACCAGATGGATGAAATCTTTAGCTTGTATTTACTTACAATGGATATCATTTTTGTTTCTTACTTATCCTCACAATTTTTCGTCATCCGCATTGCATTCAAGACATTTTTTAAGTTAGGATTAGCTAGTGTTCTTAAATTGGACTAGTGTTCTAttatctatttttcattttttgtcttAGCTTATTAGTTTGCCAATTATAACACAGTTGTATTCTCACCCTTGTCAAGAAGCCAATTCTCATTTAAACTGGAATAAAACTGAGTTTTTGGTTTTCCCATGAACCACTGTTTGCTGGTGTGACTATAGATAGGTCCACCTTGCGTGAGTTGTTGGGAGCAGTGGAAACTGTGAACCATTTCGCTTGCCTCTATCTTATTGAGCACATCATGATGTTTCTAATTTCATTTTTTAGTGCTGTCTGTCCATACTTGGCATTGGAGACATGTCGACAGTGGCGTTTGAGTAACAAAACTGTAAACCTGATGAGGAATGGAAAGATGCCTACTGTCTCAATTGAGCAGGCCCAGAATAATTACTCCAAGGTTAGTGATCATCTTCAAACTGAAAGACTACTTAAGATATGATGTGGGTTGATACAACATTGTCCTAATACACTTATATATACCAATAATCTAGGTCAAGTATAGTACCAACTGCCATTAGCCAGTCAAGGCTGCTAACATAATAAGTCTCAAAAAACAAGAATATCAAAATTCTAACCTTGATGTTTAAGAGAAGAAATTTTGTTCTGCTTCATGGTGACATTTCCTTCTTTCTGTTAATTAGTTCTTAATAAAAGAATGTGATCTCTGATAGCAAATTATCTTGCATTTGTATGAATTTTAGGCTGTAAAAGCGGGTCTTCTTAAAATTCTTTCCAAAATGGGGATCTCATTGCTTTCAAGGTATGTGATTTATGTTAAAGAGCTGAAGGGTCAAAAGAAAATAgtattttcttgtgttttgattctTATCCTTCCTTAAGGATATCATGCTTATGCTTTTTTTGACAAGTCAATTTGTTAATTACTTCCATGTATGCAGTTATTGCGGTGCACATATTTTTGAAATCTATGGATTAGGAAAGGAAGTTGTCGATCTTGCATTCAGAGGAAGTATGTCAAAAATTGGGGGATTAAATGGCACTTCTTCATTCTGGAAATGAAGATATGTAGGCAGATAGCTATTGAAGATACAAAAGCTAACTTTGCTCCGTTGAAAGGCTTTACATTCTATATTCTGTGAAAAGCATGGTTCCCTCAAGATCTATGTTTAACGCAATGCCATATACTAACATCATTAGGCACCATTTTAAGAGTTAcagtggaaaaataaataaattgctcGAGTGGTTTTCAGCTTTGTTCATCGAAGTTCCTCTGCTACATAATTACATAATTTTTGTATCGTGGCACTATTTCTATCCAATATACACTACCTAGTTTCATAACAATTGGGTAAATCCTATGCCACAATTGTGTGATATCTATGTACTTATGCCATAGCTCGTGGTTGCCATAACCGTCGGGCTTCAAAGATGGAGAAGACAAGAACACAGAACCGAGGAGAAGAGAATAGAGTGAGCACTGTGGCCTTCAaatttggggattagggttttaacTTCAACTGAGGGACCAAATTGATGTGGGAGAGTTTACTCTACCACATTAGCTAGCCGTTGTAAAGCCCACGTGTCACGAAGGTTGCTAGCTCAGCTTTCCGGTTGCGCCAGGTGTCCAGAAATTGCCGGAAGGACAACTTTGAGTCCCGGAGTGCAAGTTTGGGGATGACTTTGAGGAACTTTTaagttcagggactactatgaggctcgagtgcaacttcagggactaCATTGAGACTTATCTCGTAATTTATACTAGATAATTTTTGTCCAAAAGGCTTTATACTATCTGAGACTCAAAAGTTATGTTAATTTATGCCCTATAAGCATCTTCTGCAGTCGAAAGAGTGTAATAGCATTTGTGTGCACCAGAAACATGGCATGGAGCCCTTGTCTAGTGTGGATATAGCATTTTTCAGCAAACAGATAAGTCTACACAACAACATTCAGGGCTCAGGATTCGGTTGTCccagaacgtttggaccattaaatggtcccataacaaaacatgttttttaaggttttttaataattgctaaatagtcattttttaaatttaattacaaattaaccccatatattttatttaattataaaaataattttttattttataaataattattttaaccaAAATCTATCATCTTTATTAacaatcaagaacaaaaacaataacgaattagatcttccattgatcctAATAAATTTTTTGGCCATTCTAatcgattaaaatattaaatttgatttgtcACGTTCGTGAGGAGTCATGAAATCGTGTTTCAttgaaaaccaatcgattgaatttcagtttatcACTAAACAATCGATTGCAAATTGCTGGGAAGCATGGTTTTgcataaatcaatcgattggtcatagtaaccaatcgattgaacaatgaattaaaTGTGGAATTtatgaaattcaatcgattgtttaggattttcaatcgattgatttcttcaaaacaatcgattggtctcactattcaatcgattggttatgGCTAAAAATCGATTGAACTTTGCACGTAACttctaattcaatcgattggtttgaaACTTCAATCGATTGTGGAGACTTTCCCCTCAAGGTAGTACCTAATTTCTTCATCTCCTTTACTTTAATAATGTTTTCTTTAAGTCACTACTTCTTTCTTCCTACCTACCTTGCTTGCTGTGATTTCGTTCATTTGTTACAGGGAAATGATTTCAGTCTGTTTGTTCGTTCACATTCGTTGTGTTCATGAGAATGTACTATAGTTATAGTGACTCAACCCTatcaattttcattttttaattatccTAGACTATTCATTGATTGGTTACACCCTCTGTTTTTTCGTCAGTGTTGGGCTGCATTGGCGCTTCAAGTTTGATTGGTGCTCAATGAGTACCCGAAACTGAAGCTAACCCAAGGAAGAAAACTGCTTGAGATATGACAATTCCGATGATGTTTTCCCAATTTATATTGGCGATGATCGTACAGACGAGGATGCTTTTAACgcttttaacataaaaataaataatcaaacttattgatatttaattaattacactACTTGTATTACATATCTAACTGACTACCATAATCATCATCAGGTTTTGCGCAACAGAGGTCAAGGGATTGGAAATCTTGTTTCTAGAGTTCCAAAAGACACATAAACTTCATACACCTTGAAACATCCAGCAGAGGCAAGTTCCAACAAATAATTATTATCTTATAAATAtagtatttttttgtattatggTGAATCTGAACATCCTTGCCCAACCAATATGTTCAGGTTGAGCAATTTTTGCGGCGTCTAGTGGAATGGAAAAGATCGATTACACCAACAAGTGCATAGAGAGGTTTATTCCATAAGTAGTATACTTAACTTATTGTAGATTACCTATTGAAGGAATATAAGAGTttcaaaccaatcgattgaattagaaGTCACGTGCAAAGTTCAATCGATTTTTAGCCATAACCAATTGATTGAATAGTGAgaccaatcgattgttttgaagaAATCAATCGATTGAAAATCCTAAACAATCGATTGATTTACATAAATTCCACAtttaattcattgttcaatcgattggttactatgaccaatcgattgatttatgcAAAACCATGCTTCCCAGCAATTTACAATCGATTGTTTAGTGATAAACTGAaatccaatcgattggttttcaACGAAACACGATTTCATGACTCCTCACGAACGTGAcagatcaaatttaatattttaatcgattggaatggccaaaaaatttattaggatcaatggaagatctaattcgttattatttttgttcttaattgttaATAAAGATGATAGATTTtggttaaaataattatttataaaataaaaaatcgtttttataattaaataaaatatatggggttaatttgtaattaaatttaaaaaaggactatttagcaattattaaaaaaccttaaaaaacatgttttgttatgggaccatttagTGGTCCAAACGTTCTGGAACCACCGAATCCTGATCCAACATTCAGTGCATCATGTAAGAAAACATAAAGTGTGCCTACAATTGTTTAGCACCTTACATCAAGTAGTAGCTCAAGTAAAATAGGTCCGAAATAAAGTTGCAAAACACAAGTCTGAGCATAGCTTTGTCGTCTTTTCCACTAGGGAAAGCTATTTCTAGGGAGGAGAGTAGGACAATGAACTATGCACCAGCATTTCTGGATTAATGCAGGGGATGCTGCTCCACTTCCCAGCAATACAACTACTACGTTAAATCTTTCAACATGGTTACCTGTTATCAACCGCCTCAATGGTCAGCATGAAGGTAACAAAAGGGTGAATGAGAACCTCAATAAAACCAAAAATAGCCACCTCTTGCACCCAAGATGGAGGGGGCAAATCGTGTCAGTCAAAATTGTTAGACCATAATTTTAGAAGTACCTTCATATGCATGGGAGAAAAAGCTTTTGCATCATATATCTTCATGTCTTTGTGTGAGGGCTCATCCATCGCAGGGGGTTGAACTTCAAAATTAAGTACTTCCAAAATGGATTCATTTCTTCGGCCTTGTATTATCGTAGCTGCTCCCAAAAAGAGTTAAATCGACGACTGCAGGTTCATTTCGTAATTGGAGGATCCCTCGTGAAGGTCCTCCAATACTCTATCGCCGATTCTATCATTGGCATATGGTTCTCGTTGTGGTACTTAAGAACCATGTCGATGCCAAGCCTCATCCTACTATAGTAGCTCACCTTCTGCATCACAGTTAGCATTTTATCAGCGCATTCCACATGAAATTCGATACATTGTTCAATGGTATGGAACTAGGTAAAACAGTTTATGCAATAACATCGCTTACCGCAATGTCATAAGAGCTCCAAAGGTGGTATAATATCATCCACTGAGCTACATACATTCCGTAGTCGTTGCTGTAACATGGAGATTTTAAGGTTCATATGTAAAACAAACTTAAAGTCTCGTGTATCCACTTAAATAAATTCATTGTGATTGTGATGAATAAATGAAATCCCCTTATCTCATACCTTCGATCGTCTTGTTCGACAACTTTTGGCTCATAAAGCTTGTAGTCACTTATTAGTAACCTCTCATCAGTTGGGTTTTCGTACCATGAGTCATCATCAAGTATTCTTCTAAGAAAATTGCCTGAACACGTGGTAGGACATAAGTAGAGTCGTTATTACATTCAGAATACACGCAATTTATAAAGAACAAATAGGCCACAAAGAGGATGCATACGGAGTACATTTCGTACCACTTTCTTAATCAGCCTAATCCTTTTGGCCCTAAATCGGGCAGCAGGTTTCAGTGAATCCAGATACACTAGCTCCTTACCAACAATGTCCACAACCAGCAGGAACCAGTGGTTGTCGGACCAAATGGGGGCAAAAATTTGTAAATACTAACTTCGTAAACAACGCATTTAGGAAACATCTGTTGATTGTCCcacatagtaaaaaataaaatcataaagaaATTCTCATAGACACAAGAACACATACACTGAGATATACTAATGAATACTCTAGTTCAGCTGTAACATAGTAAAAACCTATTTAAGATCACAGTTCAACTCTTCCTCATCTACCAATCCCATGAATCTCATGTTACTTGAAAAAAAAACAATACAATCAGCTGCAATTTATAGTTCCAATTTCATATCTATGCAAATTCAAACAATAAAGGATGTGCTTCACAAACATAATATACATGCAACTTGATATATAAAATTAAGAAGGAGAAATCTAGGTGAGTAGCTGCCGCAGTGAATAAGAGACAAAGAGAAGGGTAATGTCATCATGAAGATTtgtttgttttcaaaaataa
This window contains:
- the LOC112759152 gene encoding ferredoxin-dependent glutamate synthase, chloroplastic-like, coding for MRNGKMPTVSIEQAQNNYSKAVKAGLLKILSKMGISLLSSYCGAHIFEIYGLGKEVVDLAFRGSMSKIGGLNGTSSFWK